A window of Juglans regia cultivar Chandler chromosome 7, Walnut 2.0, whole genome shotgun sequence contains these coding sequences:
- the LOC108980215 gene encoding zinc finger BED domain-containing protein RICESLEEPER 2-like has protein sequence METLGVSAPSFTQNERPKETYAAPSSSKKRKPSEVWNHFRKVPIGEKVKAVCKGCEKEFDGSSKNGTTHLKNHLSSCLGMTDGETHKKMMSTRLETAGVGGDFGFDNERSRLDVARMIIKHGYPLDMVKHEFFQIFVKNLQPSFKFWPQDNLKADILYVYKKEKEKLYKYLGTLSCHFNLIIQFWTCHSKKNVYCCFALQFLEDGILRKKIIALKKVDQYNDIAAETLFGTASLLQEWNIDKKLYSITLRSSRPNDKMVPKLETWLCKRACQLPLRENFFHIHCTTDILNLLFQNGWKEMDGILGKIRNAARYIDEKGPHSELNFDQILEQRHFQGKYYSVSLRWDSAILMLEEALNWKNLISLQKTKDRDLVAPSMDEWDAARVVYEFLKLLYDNSCHFLRCKCLTANMYFSRICGIHFKLLELEKSKDQNICIMVTKMKIPFDKYLGKCRTVLAIASILDPREKREYVTDAFRKCYGMEVQKHLACIMNALNDIFDYYEKELGKQTLSSSVATNNCNSFTSYRDVSHYDKLNWSWREEKYCGNKVASRKELDRYLTEPRIDVNDEFDILDWWHSNSQEFPTLKKMALDILGIPMSTDFDFGIGDMTKIIDPAFNGLHSDIIEALICGNDWLDMSTNKTPIKEIVHSSSYTLNGKPIDHDYTSMAMGGPSLSTGELDQGRPDSSRTKMDLTLGFGQQHGTQTHGTPISRFQVPVSQESLSQPLPRVPTTANINPTMTVPQETRPNLGFEIGSQLGPYPHHTPTSPRSQTFQGLALQDSQPLPRVPTTANINPTMIVPQETGPNLGFEIGPQHGLYPHRTPTSPRSQTFQGLALQEPDSQPLPCVPTTANINPTMTVPQETRPNIGFEIGPQHGLYPHRTPTSLRSQTFQGLALQEPNSQPPTDCMLGTANNNSTTTEGTGRDTIISCDPRNSWSAMRVQAVETVGSEAVPLDLLNSWS, from the exons ATGGAAACTTTAGGAGTCTCAGCACCTTCATTTACACAAAATGAGAGACCTAAGGAAACTTATGCAGCACCCTCatcttctaaaaaaagaaaGCCATCTGAGGTCTGGAACCACTTCAGAAAGGTTCCAATAGGCGAGAAGGTCAAGGCCGTGTGTAAAGGTTGTGAAAAGGAATTCGATGGGTCCAGCAAAAATGGGACTACACACCTGAAGAATCACTTGTCAAGCTGTCTAGGTATGACAGATGGAGAAACACACAAAAAGATGATGAGTACTCGTCTTGAAACAGCCGGCGTTGGTGGGGATTTTGGGTTTGATAATGAAAGGAGTCGCTTGGATGTGGCAAGAATGATAATTAAGCATGGATATCCATTAGATATGGTTAAACAcgagttttttcaaattttcgtGAAGAATTTACAGCCTAGTTTCAAATTTTGGCCACAAGACAACTTAAAGGCTGACATTCTTTATGTCTAcaaaaaagagaaggagaaaCTCTACAAGTATCTTGGTACACTTTCTTGTCATTTCAATTTAATAATTCAGTTTTGGACATGCCATAGTAAGAAAAATGTGTATTGCTGCTTTGCCCTACAATTTCTTGAAGATGGTATATTGAGGAAAAAGATTATTGCCTTGAAAAAAGTAGATCAATACAATGATATTGCAGCGGAAACTTTGTTTGGAACAGCAAGTTTGCTTCAGGAGTGGAACATTGACAAGAAATTGTACTCTATTACTTTAAGAAGTTCTCGCCCAAATGATAAAATGGTTCCAAAATTGGAAACCTGGCTTTGCAAGCGAGCTTGCCAGCTACCTTTACGCGAAAATTTCTTCCACATCCATTGCACTACAGATATTTTAAACCTTCTTTTTCAGAATGGATGGAAAGAGATGGATGGGATACTTGGTAAGATAAGGAACGCTGCAAGATATATTGATGAAAAAGGACCACATTCGGAATTGAATTTTGATCAGATTCTAGAGCAACGCCATTTTCAAGGCAAGTACTATAGTGTTTCTTTAAGATGGGATTCCGCCATACTCATGCTTGAAGAAGCCCTAAATtggaaaaatctaatttctCTTCAGAAAACAAAAGATCGTGACTTGGTGGCCCCATCTATGGATGAATGGGATGCGGCGAGAGTCGTATACGAATTTTTGAAACTACTATATGATAATTCATGTCATTTTTTAAGATGCAAATGTCTTACTGcaaatatgtacttttctcGGATTTGTGGCATTCACTTCAAACTACTTGAATTGGAAAAAAGTAAAGACCAAAATATTTGCATAATGGTGactaaaatgaaaataccatttgACAAGTATTTGGGGAAGTGTAGAACGGTTTTGGCAATTGCAAGCATTCTTGACCCAAGGGAAAAACGTGAATACGTGACAGACGCATTCAGGAAATGCTATGGTATGGAAGTTCAGAAACACTTGGCATGTATTATGAATgctttaaatgatatttttgactACTATGAAAAGGAACTTGGCAAGCAGACATTATCCTCTTCTGTCGCTACTAATAATTGTAATAGCTTCACCTCATATCGTGATGTTAGCCATTACGATAAGCTAAATTGGTCTTGGAGGGAGGAAAAATACTGTGGTAACAAAGTTGCCTCAAGAAAGGAACTCGATCGATATTTAACAGAGCCTCGTATTGATGTAAATGATGAGTTTGACATCTTGGATTGGTGGCATTCCAATAGTCAAGAATTTCCAACTCTCAAGAAGATGGCACTTGACATCTTGGGAATACCAATGTCAACGGATTTTGATTTCGGAATTGGAGATATGACGAAAATCATTGATCCAGCCTTTAATGGCCTCCATAGTGATATCATAGAGGCTTTGATATGTGGAAATGACTGGTTGGACATGTCTACGAATAA GACACCTATCAAGGAAATCGTACACTCCTCTAGTTACACTCTCAATGGAAAACCTATAGATCATGATTATACTTCAATGGCTATGGGTGGACCTTCTTTAAGCACCGGGGAGCTTGATCAAGGC AGACCGGATTCCTCTCGTACCAAAATGGATCTCACGCTTGGATTTGGGCAGCAGCACGGCACGCAGACTCATGGCACTCCAATTTCGAGATTCCAAGTACCAGTCTCCCAAGAGTCTCTCTCTCAGCCCCTCCCTCGTGTGCCCACAACGGCCAACATTAATCCCACCATGACTGTGCCTCAGGAAACTAGACCCAACCTTGGTTTTGAAATTGGGTCCCAACTCGGCCCGTACCCTCATCACACTCCAACTAGTCCGCGTTCTCAGACATTCCAAGGACTAGCCCTCCAAGACTCTCAGCCCCTCCCTCGTGTGCCCACAACGGCCAACATTAATCCCACCATGATCGTGCCTCAGGAAACTGGACCCAACCTTGGTTTTGAAATTGGGCCCCAGCACGGCCTGTACCCTCATCGCACTCCAACTAGTCCGCGTTCTCAGACATTCCAAGGACTAGCCCTCCAAGAGCCTGACTCTCAACCCCTCCCTTGTGTGCCCACAACGGCCAACATTAATCCCACCATGACCGTGCCTCAGGAAACTAGACCCAACATTGGTTTTGAAATTGGGCCCCAGCACGGACTATACCCTCATCGCACTCCAACTAGTCTGCGTTCTCAGACATTCCAAGGACTAGCCCTCCAAGAGCCTAACTCTCAGCCCCCCACAGACTGCATGCTCGGAACGGCCAACAATAATTCCACCACGACCGAGGGTACAGGTCGTGATACAATAATATCATGCGACCCACGCAATAGTTGGAGTGCGATGAGGGTACAGGCTGTGGAAACAGTCGGATCCGAAGCAGTTCCACTGGATCTTCTTAATAGTTGGTCATGA